The Pseudomonas sp. LFM046 region GTTCCCATGGTCGGCGGCATGATCACCGCGCCGCTGCTCTCCCTGTTCGTGATCCCTGCGGCGTACTGGCTGATGCGGCGCCGCACGCTGAGCCAACCCATCGGGCAAACCAGGGCCGGAGAATCCGCATGAGAAACCACGTTGTAGCCACTGCGCTGCGTTCAGCCGCTGGTGCGCGCGGCGCACCCTACCCGATACAACGTGCATCGATTAGCGTTGGCTGCACAGCCAGAACGCCGGTGCTAGATTCCAGGGGCGCCGCCGGCCGCATTGGGCTGGCGGGTATGGAATGCGGTCGGAGCTCCGTTTTGCGGGTCTCCGGCCGGGATCAATCACACAAGGAACCGAGACCATGAACTGGCTGGAACACCGCTTGCCACCGCCCCTGATTGCCATCCTTTTCGCGCTGCTGATGTGGCTGATCGCCCGTTGGGTACCGGCTGGCGAGGCAGGCGGCTGGCGCATCGGCGTCTCGGTGGTGGTGCTGCTGGCAGGGATCGCGGTCTGCGTGGCCGGCATCCTGTCGTTTCGTCACGCCAGGACCACCGTCAACCCGTTCCAGCCGGAGACGGCCACCGCCCTGGTCAGCTCCGGCATCTACAACCATACGCGCAACCCGATGTACCTCGGCTTCGCCACCGCCCTGGTCGCGTGGTCCATCTACCTCGCTTCCCCCATCGCGCTGCTGGGCGTCGTCGGGTTCGTGCTCTACATCAACCGCTTCCAGATCGGTCCGGAAGAGCGGGCACTGGAGGGCCTGTTCGGTCAGTCCTTCAACGACTATCGAGCCCGCGTTCGCCGTTGGCTCTAAGGCCGATGCGGCGCCGGGCCGCCCTTCCATGGGCATCCCGCTGGCGCACCCGCTAGTGAAGCGCGGCAGCGTCCTTGAGCCATGCCTCGAACGGGATGGTTCCGGTAATCGGATCGTCGCTGGGGGTCAGCGACTGATCGTCGATTGGCGCACCGAAGTAGGTGGCCTGGGCATCCGCGATCACCTCCCGTGAGTCCCCGTTGTGTTGCAGATAGGTCCTCACGAATGCGACGAGAGGCTTTCTGTCGGGCCCGGCAACTTCCACGGTCTGGTTGGCCGCTGATTGCTCGGCAATATTGGTCAGTGCTGCCGCCACATCGGCCGAGGCGATCGGCTGCAATGCGGCTGCGGGCAGGCGGATGCTGTCGCCCTCGGCGCCGGACTGGGCGATGGCGCCGATGAACTCGTAGAACTGCGTGGCCCGGAGGATGGTGTAGGGAACCCCCGAGTGCTCGATCAATTCCTCCTGGGCCATCTTGGCGCGGAAGTAACCACTGGCGAGCATCCGCTCCGTACCGACCACGGAGAGTGCGACATGGTGCTTCACCCCTGCCGCCTTCTCCGCGGCGAGCAGATTGCGCCCGGATACCTGAAAGAACTCCAGTACGGCGGCGTCGTCGAAAGACGGCGAGTTCGCGACGTCGACGACGACCTCGGCGCCGGCAAGCGCCGCTTGCAGGCCTTCTCCGGTCAGGGCGTTGACGCCGGTTCTGGGTGAGGCCGCCAGGACGTCATGCCCCCGCTGCCGTAGGGCGTTGCAGAGTTGGGTGCCTATCAGGCCCGTGCCGCCGATTACGATGATTTTCATGTGAGTGCCTCCAGTTTCCGGGTACACCGCAGGGTGCATCTGCCAGCGTGAGGCGAGCGCACGGCAGCTCAAGGCTGCACTCGCGATTGATTGGCCGATTGGCCAATGTTCATTCGATGCTGCAAAACCTCTTGACCTTAAAGTTGACTTAAAGCTTAGGCTCCTTTCCATCGTCCAACGAGGTGAGAGCCGATGAACCTGTTTACTCCCCTGACGCTGCCCAACGGGGCAGTGATTGCGAACCGACTCGGGAAGGCCGCCATGGAGGAAAACATGGCCGATCCGGACCACGCCCCATCGGATGAGCTGATTCGCCTGTATCAGGCCTGGGCCAAGGGTGGCGTGGGTCTGATGCTGACCGGCAATGTCATGGTGGACAGCCGTGCCATGACCGGCCCCGGTGGCGTCGTGCTGGAAGATGAGCAGCACCTCGGCCGCTTCAAGCGTTGGGCCGATGTCGCCCGATCCGGCGGCGCCCAGGTCTGGATGCAGATCAACCATCCCGGCCGCCAGATGACGGCGGCAATGGGCCAACAGACCCTCGCCCCGTCAGCCGTGGCGATGGACCTCGGGTCGCTTTCCAAGCAGTTCCCGGTGCCGAAGGAAATGACGGAAGCGGACATCGAGGACGTCGTCCGGCGCTTCGTACGCACGGCACAACTGGCGGAGTACGCGGGCTTCACCGGCGTTCAGGTTCACGCTGCCCACGGCTATCTGCTCAGCCAGT contains the following coding sequences:
- a CDS encoding SDR family oxidoreductase, with protein sequence MKIIVIGGTGLIGTQLCNALRQRGHDVLAASPRTGVNALTGEGLQAALAGAEVVVDVANSPSFDDAAVLEFFQVSGRNLLAAEKAAGVKHHVALSVVGTERMLASGYFRAKMAQEELIEHSGVPYTILRATQFYEFIGAIAQSGAEGDSIRLPAAALQPIASADVAAALTNIAEQSAANQTVEVAGPDRKPLVAFVRTYLQHNGDSREVIADAQATYFGAPIDDQSLTPSDDPITGTIPFEAWLKDAAALH
- a CDS encoding isoprenylcysteine carboxylmethyltransferase family protein, which produces MNWLEHRLPPPLIAILFALLMWLIARWVPAGEAGGWRIGVSVVVLLAGIAVCVAGILSFRHARTTVNPFQPETATALVSSGIYNHTRNPMYLGFATALVAWSIYLASPIALLGVVGFVLYINRFQIGPEERALEGLFGQSFNDYRARVRRWL